One part of the candidate division WOR-3 bacterium genome encodes these proteins:
- a CDS encoding slipin family protein, producing MGITTILIVVLILIVLSAIKVLREYERAVIFRLGRFIGVKGPGIFILWPGIDKMVKVSLRVVTMDVAPQDVITKDNISVKVNAVAYFRVFDAAKAVIEVEDYLYATSQIAQTTLRSVLGEYELDDLLTEREKINMRLQKIIDEHTDPWGIKVSTVEIKHVDIPQEMQRAIARQAEAERERRAKIIHAEGELQAAEKLNKAAEIIGQTPTGIQLRFLQTLTEVATEKNSTTIFPIPIDLFSPFIKKMSEK from the coding sequence ATGGGAATAACGACCATATTAATAGTTGTTTTGATCTTAATTGTTTTAAGTGCAATTAAAGTCTTAAGGGAATATGAAAGGGCGGTCATTTTCAGGTTGGGAAGATTTATTGGTGTTAAAGGACCGGGAATTTTCATACTTTGGCCCGGAATTGATAAGATGGTGAAGGTATCTTTAAGGGTTGTGACAATGGATGTTGCACCACAGGATGTGATAACAAAGGATAATATATCAGTGAAGGTCAATGCAGTGGCTTATTTCAGGGTTTTTGATGCAGCAAAGGCGGTTATAGAAGTTGAAGATTATCTATATGCCACAAGCCAGATTGCCCAGACCACATTAAGAAGTGTCCTTGGTGAATATGAACTTGATGATTTATTAACCGAGCGGGAAAAGATAAATATGAGACTACAAAAGATAATTGATGAACATACCGATCCCTGGGGTATAAAGGTTTCAACCGTTGAGATCAAGCACGTAGATATTCCTCAGGAAATGCAAAGGGCAATCGCACGCCAGGCAGAAGCAGAACGGGAGCGTCGCGCGAAAATTATCCACGCTGAAGGCGAATTACAAGCAGCAGAAAAATTGAATAAGGCAGCAGAAATCATTGGACAGACACCGACCGGAATTCAATTGAGGTTCTTACAGACATTGACCGAGGTTGCAACGGAAAAGAATTCTACCACAATATTTCCAATACCGATAGATCTCTTTTCGCCGTTTATAAAAAAAATGAGTGAAAAATAG
- a CDS encoding archaemetzincin family Zn-dependent metalloprotease produces MVCLYQQEGLEFSELVGDILKKQFNLSVMRSKEFRIKSETFNPLRDQYEASRIIDSLMDCYDKSCDKHLVIVDVDIYTPRFNFIFGLADVQRKVAIVSIHRLSINGLLKERLAKEVVHEIGHILGLNHCSIPTCVMYFSNTIADTDRKGIDLCEECRRKIEGI; encoded by the coding sequence ATGGTCTGTCTGTATCAACAAGAAGGTTTAGAATTTTCGGAATTGGTTGGTGATATTCTAAAAAAACAATTCAATCTATCCGTAATGCGTTCTAAAGAGTTCAGAATAAAATCCGAGACATTCAATCCATTGAGAGATCAGTACGAAGCATCAAGAATAATTGACTCACTTATGGATTGTTACGATAAAAGCTGTGATAAACATTTGGTCATAGTAGACGTTGATATCTATACCCCGAGATTTAATTTTATATTTGGACTTGCCGATGTTCAGAGAAAAGTGGCGATCGTTTCTATTCATCGTCTTTCAATAAATGGTTTATTAAAAGAAAGGCTGGCAAAGGAGGTTGTTCACGAAATCGGACACATTCTTGGTTTAAACCACTGTTCAATTCCAACCTGTGTTATGTATTTTTCAAATACAATTGCTGATACAGACAGAAAGGGGATTGATTTGTGTGAAGAATGCAGGAGGAAAATTGAAGGGATATAA